A single region of the Selenomonas sp. oral taxon 920 genome encodes:
- a CDS encoding D-2-hydroxyacid dehydrogenase, translated as MKIVVLDGYTENPGDISWAPLEALGAVTVYDRTAYEESPLIAERIGDAEVIVINKTPISKATMDKCPNLKAIAVLATGYNVVDYEYARTKNIPVMNVPVYGTDNVSQFAIGLLLEACSHIGDHDRSVHAGEWASNPDWCYWHHPMIEVSGKTAGIIGLGRIGVNTAKVLRALNVRVIACDAHESDAGRAVAEYVSLDELLAQSDFIFLHCPLFPATEGIINAANIAKMKDGVILINNSRGPLVVEADLAAALNSGKVACAALDVVSTEPIKADNVLLTAKNCIITPHISWATKEARERIMQTTADNVKSFIAGKPENVVN; from the coding sequence ATGAAGATTGTTGTACTCGACGGATATACGGAGAATCCGGGGGATATCAGCTGGGCGCCGCTGGAGGCGCTTGGCGCTGTGACGGTCTATGACCGCACGGCATACGAGGAGTCGCCGCTGATCGCGGAGCGCATCGGCGATGCGGAGGTCATCGTTATCAACAAGACCCCGATCTCGAAGGCGACAATGGACAAATGCCCGAATCTGAAGGCAATTGCGGTCCTTGCGACGGGCTATAATGTTGTGGACTACGAATACGCGCGCACGAAGAATATCCCTGTCATGAATGTGCCTGTGTATGGCACGGACAATGTCAGTCAGTTCGCGATCGGGCTTCTGCTTGAGGCGTGCTCGCACATCGGCGATCATGACCGCTCCGTCCATGCGGGTGAATGGGCATCGAATCCGGACTGGTGCTACTGGCACCATCCGATGATCGAGGTCAGCGGAAAGACGGCGGGGATCATCGGGCTTGGACGTATTGGCGTCAATACGGCGAAGGTGCTGCGTGCACTCAACGTACGCGTGATCGCGTGTGATGCACACGAGTCGGACGCAGGGCGTGCAGTTGCCGAATACGTCAGTCTCGATGAACTCCTCGCACAGTCGGACTTCATCTTCCTGCACTGCCCGCTCTTCCCGGCGACGGAGGGTATCATCAATGCGGCGAATATCGCGAAGATGAAGGATGGTGTCATTCTCATCAACAACAGCCGCGGTCCTCTCGTGGTGGAGGCGGATCTCGCGGCGGCGCTGAACAGCGGCAAGGTCGCGTGCGCAGCGCTTGATGTGGTGTCGACGGAGCCGATCAAGGCGGACAATGTCCTGCTCACGGCGAAGAACTGCATCATTACACCGCATATCTCATGGGCGACGAAGGAGGCGCGCGAGCGCATCATGCAGACCACGGCGGACAACGTGAAATCGTTCATTGCCGGGAAGCCCGAGAATGTTGTGAACTGA
- a CDS encoding glycerate kinase type-2 family protein has protein sequence MNLRSDADAIIKECLAAVLPDAAVKKALAGHVFASGRIVLVAVGKAAWQMARAAADVLGERIDTGVVITKYDHVMGEIPRVSCMEAGHPVPDENSFAATRAALRLTENLTADDTVLFLLSGGGSALFEQPLIPAGELAELTHALLASGADIVEMNTLRKRMSAVKGGRFAEHCAPAHVFSIVLSDILGDPLDMIASGPAHPDASTAEDAHRVVEKYHLSLSAEAAALLDSPLPTALPNVTTQITGSVRELCTAAARAAEQRGYTPVLLTDQLNSEAREAGRFLAAIARTHADDGSFAYIAGGETVVQLKGKGRGGRNQELALAAAEGIAGLDNVAVFSVGSDGTDGPTDAAGGYVDGGTQAALAREGRSAAAALAENDAYPTLNAVGGLIMTGPTGTNVNDVAVLLVRG, from the coding sequence ATGAATCTGCGCAGCGATGCAGACGCAATTATCAAGGAGTGTCTCGCGGCGGTTCTGCCCGACGCGGCTGTGAAAAAGGCGCTTGCGGGGCACGTATTCGCGTCGGGGCGCATTGTGCTCGTCGCGGTGGGCAAGGCGGCGTGGCAGATGGCGCGCGCAGCGGCGGATGTGCTTGGGGAGCGCATCGACACGGGGGTTGTGATCACAAAATACGATCATGTCATGGGCGAGATCCCGCGCGTTTCGTGCATGGAGGCGGGGCATCCCGTGCCGGATGAGAACTCGTTTGCGGCGACGCGTGCGGCGCTGCGTCTCACGGAGAACCTTACGGCGGACGATACGGTGCTCTTCCTCCTCTCGGGCGGCGGGAGCGCACTCTTCGAGCAGCCGCTGATCCCCGCCGGGGAGCTGGCGGAGCTGACGCATGCGCTCCTCGCATCGGGTGCGGACATCGTTGAGATGAATACCCTCCGCAAGCGCATGAGCGCGGTCAAGGGCGGCCGGTTCGCGGAGCACTGTGCGCCCGCACATGTATTCTCGATCGTTCTCAGCGACATCCTCGGCGACCCGCTCGACATGATCGCCTCAGGCCCCGCGCATCCCGATGCCTCGACCGCAGAGGATGCGCACCGCGTCGTGGAGAAATACCATCTCAGCCTCTCGGCAGAGGCTGCGGCACTCCTCGACAGTCCCCTGCCGACGGCGCTGCCGAATGTCACGACGCAGATCACGGGCAGCGTGCGCGAGCTCTGCACGGCGGCGGCACGGGCAGCAGAGCAGCGCGGCTACACGCCCGTCCTCCTCACCGATCAGCTGAACTCTGAGGCACGCGAGGCGGGACGCTTCCTCGCCGCGATTGCACGCACACACGCGGACGATGGATCATTCGCATACATCGCAGGCGGTGAGACCGTGGTGCAGCTCAAAGGGAAGGGACGCGGCGGACGCAATCAGGAGCTCGCCCTTGCCGCAGCGGAAGGCATTGCAGGGCTCGATAACGTCGCCGTATTCAGCGTCGGGAGCGACGGCACTGACGGCCCCACAGATGCGGCGGGCGGCTATGTCGACGGCGGCACACAGGCGGCACTCGCACGCGAGGGACGGAGCGCGGCAGCGGCACTCGCGGAGAATGATGCCTACCCCACGCTCAACGCCGTCGGCGGACTCATCATGACGGGGCCCACGGGCACGAATGTGAACGATGTTGCGGTACTGCTCGTGCGCGGGTAA
- the rsmG gene encoding 16S rRNA (guanine(527)-N(7))-methyltransferase RsmG yields MAAFEEILTQRAAEAGLLLTDAQIAQFAVYHEMLIDWNTRMNLTALTSPEDVAVKHIIDSLTAYDAALFDGAKTLIDVGTGAGLPGIPLAVAAPHICVTLMDALQKRVRFLTEVTRAMGLTNTACIHARAEEAARQPAHREHYDIAVSRAVARMPVLLSYTLPLVRVGGTLLALKGRAYAEEAAEGAAAARTLGGGAITARPVRLPGLDDVRAILSVRKERPTPKGYPRRQVK; encoded by the coding sequence ATGGCAGCTTTCGAGGAGATCCTGACGCAGCGTGCCGCAGAGGCGGGACTGTTGCTGACGGATGCACAGATCGCGCAGTTCGCCGTCTACCATGAGATGCTCATCGACTGGAACACGCGGATGAATCTGACGGCGCTGACATCACCCGAGGATGTGGCGGTGAAGCATATCATCGACAGCCTGACGGCGTACGATGCCGCGCTGTTCGATGGGGCAAAGACGCTCATTGACGTAGGGACGGGCGCGGGGCTGCCGGGCATTCCCCTCGCGGTCGCGGCGCCGCACATCTGCGTGACGCTGATGGATGCGCTCCAGAAACGCGTGCGCTTCCTCACGGAGGTGACGCGTGCGATGGGGCTCACGAATACGGCCTGCATACACGCGCGTGCGGAGGAGGCGGCGCGTCAGCCCGCGCATCGTGAGCACTACGACATCGCGGTGAGCCGTGCGGTGGCGCGCATGCCGGTGCTGCTCTCGTACACGCTGCCGCTGGTGCGTGTGGGCGGGACGCTGCTCGCCCTGAAGGGGCGCGCGTACGCCGAGGAGGCGGCAGAGGGCGCAGCGGCGGCGAGGACGCTCGGCGGCGGCGCGATCACTGCGCGGCCCGTGCGTCTGCCGGGGCTGGACGATGTGCGCGCGATTCTCTCGGTGCGCAAGGAGCGCCCGACACCGAAGGGATATCCGCGGCGGCAGGTGAAATAG
- a CDS encoding putative bifunctional diguanylate cyclase/phosphodiesterase — protein sequence MNSVSGKGGAHLAEQYGERDLCQVTGLLNMMQFMRLASVHLQDPLAEPLTFLYFDIENFKSFNQRYGFQQGNRLLRYVADLLREIFEGDLVARLNDDHFAVATQSGNAGDCIQFIHERVRVYDMGLPMEVKAGIYCPPQGVTDVALIMDRAKIACNSIKNTYDLTWAEFDPAMEEEINFRSHIIRSFQEAMIDGCIEVYYQPEIRVMTREICGFEALARWRDPVHGMISPGVFVPVLEDAHLSPQLDLYIIERVCQDMVQIRRDIPDWELLRVSVNLSRADFRLMDMVQAVEDVRLRYNVARSMLNIEVTEGAQSDDEKFLQGEIARFRAAGYEVWMDDFGSGYSSLNNLKDYVFDVLKIDMNFLRSFETNPKAAIVIRTIVNTAKELGMHTLAEGVETEEQFAFLREIGCEKVQGYLFSPPMPFDKAAAYCHGETAQVKVEPLRLGSYYTEIGAINVLSSAPLERRGSPEIGDALSLALLEECDGEFRYLYQSKMFKMFLQSIELDEDSAHTPHYERRKRQNERMIMRMMEEADRTGREVYTDFITRNSFNSVRLRLVTRDVDDTRAVFLMATVNISRFSPEAGSMQEALNQIVALYDRVDLFDLASRKVMQLYRDVYEPNYTQAYGHFEEIIALYAEEKIFPPEQKLFKKFYSEKHLCAVLEDKTGREEVAVLFHKQLPEDGRALRLHHLVPFRLGQRDYVISCVQTINENIITAVTAALAEDEE from the coding sequence ATGAACTCAGTAAGTGGAAAGGGAGGGGCTCATTTGGCGGAACAATACGGGGAACGTGACCTGTGTCAGGTGACGGGGCTTCTCAATATGATGCAGTTTATGCGCCTCGCGTCCGTGCACCTGCAGGACCCGTTGGCGGAGCCGCTGACGTTCCTATATTTCGACATCGAGAATTTCAAGAGCTTCAATCAGCGCTACGGCTTCCAGCAGGGCAATCGGCTCCTGCGGTACGTGGCGGATCTCCTGCGCGAGATCTTTGAGGGGGACCTCGTCGCGCGGCTTAACGACGACCACTTTGCGGTGGCAACGCAGAGCGGGAATGCCGGCGACTGCATCCAGTTCATCCATGAGCGTGTGCGCGTCTATGATATGGGACTGCCGATGGAGGTAAAGGCGGGGATATACTGTCCGCCGCAGGGCGTAACGGATGTCGCGCTCATCATGGACCGCGCGAAGATCGCGTGCAACAGCATCAAGAATACGTACGATCTGACGTGGGCGGAGTTCGACCCCGCGATGGAGGAGGAAATCAATTTCCGCAGTCACATCATCCGCTCGTTCCAAGAGGCGATGATCGATGGCTGCATCGAGGTCTACTATCAGCCGGAGATCCGTGTGATGACACGTGAGATCTGTGGGTTCGAGGCGCTCGCGCGGTGGCGCGACCCTGTGCATGGGATGATCTCGCCGGGGGTGTTCGTGCCCGTGCTCGAGGACGCGCATCTCTCGCCGCAGCTCGACCTCTACATCATCGAGCGTGTCTGTCAGGACATGGTGCAGATCCGCCGCGATATCCCGGACTGGGAACTGCTGCGCGTGTCGGTGAATCTCTCACGCGCGGATTTTCGCCTGATGGATATGGTGCAGGCGGTCGAGGATGTCCGTCTGCGCTACAACGTGGCGCGGTCGATGCTCAACATCGAGGTGACGGAGGGCGCACAGAGCGATGATGAGAAGTTCCTGCAGGGGGAGATCGCACGGTTCCGCGCGGCAGGCTACGAGGTCTGGATGGACGACTTCGGCAGCGGTTACTCCTCGCTGAACAATCTCAAGGACTATGTCTTTGACGTGCTGAAGATCGACATGAATTTCCTGCGCTCATTCGAGACGAATCCGAAGGCTGCGATCGTCATTCGCACGATTGTCAATACGGCAAAGGAGCTTGGGATGCACACGCTCGCAGAGGGCGTGGAGACGGAGGAACAGTTTGCGTTCCTCCGTGAGATCGGCTGCGAAAAGGTGCAGGGGTATCTGTTCAGTCCGCCGATGCCGTTCGACAAGGCGGCTGCCTACTGCCATGGGGAGACAGCACAGGTAAAGGTGGAGCCGCTGCGCCTCGGCAGCTACTATACGGAGATCGGTGCGATCAACGTGCTCTCAAGTGCGCCGCTTGAACGGCGCGGTTCGCCCGAGATCGGGGATGCGCTCTCTCTTGCGCTGCTGGAGGAATGCGATGGGGAGTTTCGCTATCTCTATCAAAGCAAGATGTTCAAGATGTTCCTCCAGAGCATCGAGTTGGATGAGGACAGTGCACATACACCGCATTACGAGCGGCGCAAGCGGCAGAATGAGCGCATGATCATGCGCATGATGGAGGAGGCCGACCGCACGGGGCGTGAGGTCTATACGGACTTTATCACGCGCAACTCGTTCAACTCGGTGCGGCTGCGTCTCGTGACGCGCGATGTGGACGATACGCGCGCCGTGTTCCTGATGGCGACGGTGAATATCTCGCGCTTTTCTCCCGAGGCGGGCTCGATGCAGGAGGCGCTGAACCAGATCGTGGCGCTCTATGACCGTGTGGATCTCTTCGATCTCGCCTCGCGCAAGGTGATGCAGCTCTACCGCGATGTCTATGAGCCGAACTATACGCAGGCATATGGGCATTTCGAGGAGATTATCGCGCTCTATGCCGAGGAGAAGATTTTCCCGCCCGAGCAAAAGCTGTTCAAGAAATTCTACAGCGAGAAGCATCTGTGCGCCGTTCTTGAGGATAAGACGGGGCGCGAGGAGGTTGCGGTACTGTTTCACAAGCAGCTGCCGGAGGACGGGCGTGCACTGCGGCTGCACCATCTCGTGCCGTTCCGGCTCGGGCAGCGTGACTATGTGATCTCGTGCGTGCAGACGATCAATGAGAATATCATCACCGCGGTGACGGCGGCGCTTGCGGAGGATGAGGAGTAG
- a CDS encoding sigma-70 family RNA polymerase sigma factor — protein sequence MKERTKEMPVCGRGEYAPLTKAEEDVLIARAVRGEASAAAEMHARYRGLIVSESRASYLRNAALAADAENIAVLAFIEALHDYDPKHGAPFAGFVKGRVHHALYTEFRRERRLWERTCHPEQSAEGRDVWERCGGVEDAAERCDLRLFVRGLLRDVMHRLTEREKEILTLHYFRDLTLRRIAAQLGTSASAVSKSKANLLRKLRAAAGVATPCEICYS from the coding sequence ATGAAGGAACGAACGAAAGAGATGCCGGTGTGCGGCCGCGGAGAGTACGCGCCGCTCACGAAGGCGGAGGAGGATGTGCTGATCGCGCGTGCGGTGCGCGGAGAAGCGAGTGCGGCGGCGGAGATGCACGCGCGGTATCGGGGGCTGATCGTCAGCGAGTCACGTGCCTCGTATCTCCGAAATGCGGCACTCGCGGCAGATGCGGAGAATATCGCGGTACTCGCGTTCATCGAGGCGCTGCATGACTACGACCCGAAGCACGGCGCACCGTTTGCGGGCTTTGTGAAGGGACGTGTTCACCACGCGCTCTATACGGAGTTTCGCCGCGAGCGGCGGCTCTGGGAGCGGACGTGTCACCCCGAGCAGAGTGCAGAGGGGCGCGATGTGTGGGAGCGCTGCGGCGGTGTGGAGGATGCGGCGGAGCGCTGCGATCTGCGGCTCTTCGTGCGCGGACTCCTGCGGGATGTGATGCATCGCCTGACGGAGCGCGAGAAGGAGATCCTCACACTGCACTACTTCCGCGATCTGACGCTGCGGCGGATTGCAGCACAGCTCGGCACATCGGCGAGCGCCGTCTCCAAGAGCAAGGCGAATCTGCTGCGCAAGCTGCGTGCGGCTGCGGGGGTTGCAACTCCGTGCGAAATATGCTATTCTTAG
- a CDS encoding type II toxin-antitoxin system RelB/DinJ family antitoxin has product MAQTSISIRMDAELKKSFENFCGAVGMNMSTAINMFAIACVREQRVPFEISAQRALPGESLTLFTDTAWSEEEN; this is encoded by the coding sequence ATGGCACAGACCAGCATTAGCATTCGCATGGACGCTGAACTGAAGAAGAGCTTTGAGAACTTCTGCGGCGCAGTCGGCATGAATATGTCCACGGCGATCAATATGTTCGCGATCGCCTGCGTGCGTGAGCAGCGTGTTCCGTTTGAGATCTCGGCGCAGCGTGCACTGCCGGGCGAGTCGCTCACGCTGTTCACGGATACGGCGTGGAGCGAAGAGGAAAACTGA
- a CDS encoding class I SAM-dependent methyltransferase, which produces MAEEKKNEPGHEFLARLGKTRLRPGGREATEWLLGHVDFTADTRVLEVACNMGTTMVALAETHGCRITGLDMNPKALEKARANIAAHGLNDVIDVVEGNALALPFPDATFDVVINEAMLTMLPRENKAKAIAEYFRVLKPGGVLLTHDVALRVTDEAEAAELRAGISRAINVNVDPLPHALWEKLFRDAGFAIEVQTGDMTLLDPAGLVRDEGFDGAMKIIRNGLRTENLDRFRKMFNFFFDHNKEFSYIVVVSKK; this is translated from the coding sequence ATGGCAGAAGAGAAGAAGAATGAACCGGGACATGAGTTCCTTGCACGTTTGGGCAAGACGCGGCTGCGTCCGGGTGGGCGCGAGGCGACGGAGTGGCTGCTCGGCCACGTTGACTTTACCGCAGATACGCGCGTACTCGAGGTCGCGTGCAACATGGGAACGACGATGGTCGCCCTTGCGGAGACGCACGGCTGCCGCATCACGGGGCTCGACATGAACCCGAAGGCACTGGAGAAGGCGCGTGCGAACATCGCGGCGCACGGGCTGAACGATGTGATCGACGTGGTGGAGGGAAATGCGCTCGCGCTGCCCTTCCCCGACGCGACGTTTGATGTCGTCATCAACGAGGCGATGCTCACGATGCTGCCGCGTGAGAACAAGGCAAAGGCGATTGCCGAGTACTTCCGCGTGCTGAAGCCGGGCGGCGTGCTCCTCACGCACGATGTCGCGCTGCGCGTGACGGATGAGGCGGAGGCGGCGGAGCTGCGTGCGGGCATCTCCCGTGCGATCAATGTGAACGTCGATCCGCTCCCGCATGCACTCTGGGAGAAGCTCTTCCGCGACGCGGGCTTTGCCATCGAGGTGCAGACGGGCGATATGACGCTGCTCGACCCTGCGGGGCTCGTGCGAGACGAGGGATTCGACGGTGCGATGAAGATCATCCGCAACGGGCTGCGGACGGAGAACCTCGACCGCTTCCGCAAGATGTTCAACTTCTTCTTTGACCACAACAAGGAGTTCTCGTACATCGTCGTCGTCAGCAAAAAATAG
- a CDS encoding TonB-dependent receptor domain-containing protein, with the protein MRMTKQRALAAAVALTLSGTAHAVYAEDTQAQKEGYETAPVVVTASGFEEDVRFAPASISVIKADEIARRGYTDLRQVLDMVEGVDTFGATGRFDTPAVSIRGMDDGYTLILVDGVAQVGPGIAGGMMRSFNQLANTSLPAPSQIERIEVVRGPMSTLYGSDAMGGVINIITKKVTDEFHGSVSVGSILETTDDKSNTMKYNFNVAGPITRDKVGMQMRGSYLKRGPSAFGVDKEKRDYDNWNLGTRVTYTPAAGHSYYLDIDRGQNMRDGDFAQRGKMKPPSPPAPPNAHVETKLDGDVAQRFDRMKIVLGAENKVGKEGTWTNTLSFLRNEMHLDADMTGTAKPNILPLRIPIRSQIRNNVKNDFVTFDTKYVTPLGDDHTLAVGARWQREGVDYHLKRTIAPTGWAPPMFANMMRQRSSNDNGSLSRSSWALYGEDTWALTKKLVFTYGLRYDHPEDYDDNLSPRGYLIYMPNRNFTVKGGIATGYKAPTMLQSAPVDIHLNITGEIYRGNTGLKPEKSTTEEIGFYYHNEHDTDAHVTFFHTDFKNKIDLSDAVNVAGIGAVRTYENVGKARIHGIEVGTKFAIAPKVTAGLNWTLLTSQIKSGKNVGQPLRSTPKQAVNLKLDWMPTDATDVWLSAQYRSGMYRSKQAAGIASHYRPFTVLNMGVTHKLRDGLSVQFAVNNLLNRNFDQTSMAADGTKYGDYYDEIDADGIAGGSYISRRSYWLGLTYDF; encoded by the coding sequence ATGCGAATGACAAAGCAGAGGGCTCTTGCGGCGGCGGTCGCGCTCACACTTTCGGGCACGGCACACGCCGTCTATGCAGAGGATACGCAGGCGCAGAAAGAGGGCTATGAGACAGCTCCCGTTGTGGTGACGGCATCGGGCTTTGAGGAGGATGTGCGCTTTGCGCCCGCGAGTATCTCGGTCATCAAGGCGGATGAGATCGCGCGGCGCGGCTATACAGATCTCCGTCAGGTGCTTGATATGGTGGAGGGGGTCGACACGTTCGGCGCGACGGGGCGGTTCGATACGCCTGCGGTCTCGATTCGCGGGATGGACGACGGCTATACGCTCATCCTCGTGGATGGGGTGGCGCAGGTGGGACCGGGCATCGCAGGCGGGATGATGCGCAGCTTCAACCAGCTCGCGAACACGAGCCTGCCCGCACCGAGCCAGATCGAGCGCATCGAGGTGGTGCGCGGCCCAATGTCGACGCTCTACGGCTCGGATGCGATGGGCGGTGTCATCAACATCATCACAAAGAAGGTGACGGACGAGTTCCACGGCTCTGTCTCCGTCGGCAGCATCCTTGAGACGACGGACGACAAGTCGAACACGATGAAATACAACTTCAACGTGGCGGGGCCCATTACGCGCGACAAGGTCGGGATGCAGATGCGCGGCAGCTATCTGAAACGCGGCCCGTCGGCATTCGGTGTGGACAAGGAGAAGCGCGACTACGACAACTGGAATCTCGGGACACGCGTGACCTATACGCCCGCCGCAGGGCACAGTTACTATCTCGACATCGACCGCGGGCAGAACATGCGCGACGGTGATTTTGCCCAGCGCGGCAAAATGAAGCCGCCCTCCCCGCCTGCGCCGCCGAACGCACATGTGGAGACGAAGCTCGACGGCGATGTGGCGCAGCGGTTCGACCGCATGAAGATCGTGCTCGGCGCGGAGAACAAGGTCGGCAAGGAGGGAACGTGGACGAATACCCTGTCCTTCCTGCGCAACGAGATGCACCTCGATGCAGATATGACGGGGACGGCAAAGCCGAATATCCTGCCGCTGCGCATTCCGATCCGCTCACAGATCCGCAACAACGTAAAGAATGACTTTGTGACGTTCGATACGAAGTATGTCACGCCGCTCGGCGACGATCACACACTCGCGGTGGGGGCACGCTGGCAGCGCGAGGGCGTGGACTACCATCTGAAGCGGACGATTGCGCCGACGGGCTGGGCTCCGCCGATGTTTGCCAATATGATGCGTCAGCGCAGCTCAAACGACAACGGCAGTCTCTCGCGTTCGAGCTGGGCACTCTACGGCGAGGATACGTGGGCGCTCACGAAGAAGCTCGTCTTTACCTATGGTCTGCGCTACGATCATCCCGAGGACTACGACGACAATCTCAGCCCGCGCGGCTACCTCATCTATATGCCGAACCGCAATTTCACGGTGAAGGGCGGCATTGCGACGGGCTACAAGGCTCCGACGATGCTCCAGTCTGCGCCCGTGGACATCCACCTCAATATCACGGGCGAGATCTATCGCGGCAATACGGGACTGAAGCCGGAGAAGTCGACGACGGAGGAAATCGGGTTCTACTACCACAACGAGCACGATACGGATGCCCACGTGACGTTCTTCCACACGGATTTCAAGAACAAGATCGACCTCAGTGATGCGGTGAATGTCGCGGGCATCGGTGCCGTCCGCACCTACGAGAACGTAGGCAAGGCACGCATCCACGGCATAGAAGTCGGGACGAAGTTCGCGATCGCGCCAAAGGTGACGGCGGGGCTGAACTGGACGCTGCTCACCAGTCAGATAAAGAGCGGCAAGAATGTCGGTCAGCCGCTGCGCTCCACACCGAAGCAGGCGGTCAACCTCAAACTTGACTGGATGCCGACGGATGCAACGGATGTCTGGCTCAGTGCGCAGTACCGCAGCGGGATGTACCGCTCGAAGCAGGCAGCGGGGATCGCCTCGCACTATCGTCCGTTCACCGTCCTCAACATGGGTGTGACGCACAAGCTGCGTGACGGGCTCTCCGTACAGTTTGCCGTCAACAATCTGCTGAACCGCAACTTTGATCAGACATCGATGGCGGCGGACGGCACGAAGTACGGTGACTACTATGACGAGATCGACGCAGACGGCATCGCGGGCGGCTCCTATATCTCCCGCCGCAGCTACTGGCTTGGTCTGACATACGATTTCTGA
- a CDS encoding phosphatase codes for MTDIIDIHTHSIASMHAYSTIREIAMMAKEKGLALVGISDHAPALPGTFHEMYFRNFKVIRPAAYGIDIIMGAELNVMDYDGRVDLPERVLQKMHYAIASLHDIVIAPGTQEENTRALLGAMANPYVTVIGHPDNPAYPVDFDALARAAAAEHVLIEANNASHNPDGPRKGSELLARDLLAACRRHGAHILIGSDAHIDIDVGEHSHTHAILEDIEFPEELVLNSDPARLKAWIAERHARNSVHGLNYFS; via the coding sequence ATGACCGACATCATCGATATCCACACGCACAGCATCGCCAGTATGCACGCCTACAGCACGATCCGTGAGATCGCGATGATGGCAAAGGAGAAGGGGCTCGCCCTCGTCGGCATCTCCGACCATGCGCCCGCACTGCCCGGCACCTTCCACGAGATGTACTTTCGCAACTTCAAGGTCATCCGCCCCGCCGCCTACGGCATCGACATCATCATGGGCGCGGAGCTGAACGTCATGGACTACGATGGCCGCGTCGATCTGCCCGAACGTGTCCTGCAAAAGATGCACTACGCCATCGCGAGCCTGCATGACATCGTGATTGCACCCGGCACGCAGGAGGAGAATACGCGCGCCCTCCTCGGTGCGATGGCAAATCCCTACGTCACGGTCATCGGACACCCCGACAACCCCGCCTATCCCGTGGACTTCGATGCGCTTGCCCGTGCAGCCGCCGCAGAGCACGTCCTCATCGAGGCAAACAACGCCTCGCACAACCCGGACGGCCCGCGCAAGGGCTCGGAACTCCTCGCACGGGATCTTCTCGCCGCCTGCCGCCGTCACGGCGCACACATCCTCATCGGCAGCGACGCACACATCGACATTGATGTCGGCGAGCACAGCCATACGCACGCCATTCTGGAGGACATCGAGTTCCCAGAGGAACTCGTGCTGAACAGCGATCCCGCCCGCCTCAAGGCATGGATTGCAGAGCGTCATGCACGAAATAGCGTACACGGCTTAAACTATTTTTCCTAA